The DNA sequence tctTTGTAGCTACTTCTTGGGAATGTGGCATTTTAGCTTTTTATTAGAGAgatgtgataaaaaaaacaaaactgagtGTCAACTACAACAGCAACGATGAAGTGTTAAAGGAGATTTTATGTGCTGACTTAAAAGCACAGTTaagaattataaaataataattattaatggcTATGATTTGTTTAGAaaccatgcatttttattttttcattagaGGTATTTGATAAGACAAGAAATTATTGAAGTGGTGTcattgttttgcagttttattataatttgatGCCCCTGGAAGTGTTGATATGTAAACTTTCCAATTACAATAGCCATGTTCCTTGGAGAAAAAGAGATAAGCAAAGTattgacgtttttttttttaatcttttctaCAGTGATTTGTCGTTTTTAAAACTGAGTCGAGTGCAATGCTTTACTCAGACATACAGAAAAGGTTTCAGTGGGTGCATAAACACTATTCAAAGTAAGGTTACAAATGAAAGCGAATCAAAAATGTGTTCCATTGTCctttttttgaatattttttgtttgaaatgctgccattttgaaaattgggcTCACTGCACAGGAAACAGCAGAATAGATTGGATTAAACACTTTTAAGTCATGAAAAAAGATTAATACTTAGGATTTGTGTGGAAAATTCACAATTGTGTTTTTCATCAGAGCTGTTATTTGCTAAAGTGAGAAACTTTTGTACTTTTCTTATTGTTATATtgtagttatttttattattgttatcacgataattatcattgttattatttgtattttatcttttttacttttcatttcacaaaattatgtaaaaacaatgaaagccCATAGAGAAATAAGGAGGCTTTTTAATCATGATAAGATCTCCCTAAAAATACGATAAAGAGGTAGGCTAATCTTAGGGCAGAAAATTATCACAGAATACAGATTgattattgtgtttattactcttattgttattattatgatgcATTAAGAGAACttcttaaggacgttcgcgcgaAAATCTtctaacattgatttttttctgaaacttCCACCAGTTTGAGATTATGGGTTACTTAtgtcaaaaatgtaaaaaaattggGGGGTCACCGAATTCGTTTCGGAGATATGATGTTCAAAAGATCACCCAAAATCTGAGAAATCGGACTTCGTTACTGCATACGGATAGAGTGCCTGTTTGTGcaaaaaatttataaataaatccctgaattgaaattttatcCGCCAATTATTGTTCTTGTGGATCCATAAACAAAATTCGGTGAACTAAAAAACTTCCCCAGAGTTGATTTTATCATTTGGCGGACACATTTCTACTCTCCTAACAGCTGCACGAATGCCAAAATTTGACGCCGCGTACacagaaaaattggaaattttttaCCTTCCCACATTGAGTTTTTGCTCAATTTTTCATAATCTATCAGAACGTGGAAGAGAAAGTGGTCTACCGAAAAAAAATGGGGTGTCACCGACCATTTAAGAAAGTAAATTGCAAGCGAAGTTAACCCAACGCCTACCAGCCCTATGTGTGCTTAGACAGTTTTCTTAGCGCGCGCGCTCTATGCATGACGTGGCGTGATATTGTGATATGAATTACGTGCGAAGTAGGGATGCGCAGAAgcaattagcgcgaacgtccttaaagaAATCCTTGATAAATTTATTGCTATGagttgtaattattataattaactTTGTAATCATAATGAAATTCACCAGGTTTATGATAAGTACATTAAGACCAACTGCCATCAGTTGACAATGAAGGCAGATCTTGAGGCCTATATTTAGGTTAAgactttagttttcttttccagcTGGCACTCATGTTCTTGTGTGTTTGCTAGGAAGGACAAAAGAATCCTCAGTCTCCCATAGAAAGGATATGTTTTGATGATGCTTTATTATTGACTTCGTAACTAGAAACTGTTGCCGGCGTGATTGGTAATAGTTGTGGTTGTGAATGTTGTAAACATGGGTATGCTGGAAATGTTGCGTTGACTGCAGCGCATTTTTGTGTCTTATTTCATCcactttttttaacattttagtTGTGCTGTTGTGTCCATGGTACAATTATTGCTCGTCGGTAATTCTTCCCTTTTTGCGCAGGAAGAAGTATGTGCATTCTACGCTCGTCATTTTCAGCTTTGACCACGATTTCCCATGGGCTTTCTCTTTTCATGCACAGTAAGTTTACATAATCCCCTGTGATTAGTTGCATTGCCTTTCTCTCATACTTCCGACAGCTGCATGTGCGAATATCTATGGTCACAATAAGCGTTTCAAACAGTTCCCTTCCTTTATACAGTTTCTTCAGCAGTGGCACCTTGAGAGTGGGCGTTTATCACTGAGAGGAAGACGCTTATTGTTAGCTGGGCGCTTATTAAATTTCACCATTTTCAGTAAGTACGTAGTTTATTTTGCGACAAagtgataaaattaataatataacATGAAGCTGCAGCAAAGTAGAATTTTAAATGTTCATTTAATGTTTTACCAAAATGCACTCCATAGAAAACTTCAAGAGAGTTTCACAGTAGCACTTTCGTCAATTCTATCCATGTGCACTTGTATTTTATCTTAGGGGTTGGGGGTTGGGCACTTTTTCGAGGAGGTCATGGCAAGGATCATGTTCCATGCAAAGCAGAAAAGTGAAATCATATCGATAAGTTATATTCTAGAACACAAGCATtccaaaacataaaaattaacCAATTAAAGCTCGAAACGGGCGGATAACTACAGCACGTGATTTGCTGACTGGGTTATGCAAACAATGCTACACGATCGGCTGGGCCGCTCTGAGGTGTCGATAAATAACACTTTTATCTGGAACTTTCATGGTcagttcttttgttctttttgacGTATCCATGGAGATTTTCCTGAAGCAATTTCACTACTGCTAGCAGGGAATATGTTAAACTTAGACAGCTTCGGTTGTACCATGCTCACAGGAAGTTGATTAAGGGATGAAGAGGTAGGAGAATGGAATGAAAAGGAGGCAAGGACTGGGATAGAGGTCGTCCTTGCTCTCTCTACCAGCCCTCTCTCTGTTTTGGCCTAACCCTCCCGCCTCTTTGCATTTGAATGACATAGCAAGAATCTGGATGAGGCTACCTAAAGGCCCAGGTAGTTGATCGACATGTTCATTTTGCTTAACACCAAACATCTTTGGTAGAAGGAGCTCACTCTTACGCAAATTATACTTACAATTTGAAGGAGTAAGCATTTGACACAAGTAAAAGGGTGTAACACTGAGAATGTGTTTAAGTTTGAACATCAGTTTGAACATAAGTGTAACTCGATCCTGTAcgaatgggaaaaaaatagaaggaCTGCAGCTTAGCTATATCAAGTAACttggcaaaaattatttaatctTTCATAGAAGCTTAAAGGGTGGGAAccttgggaacgaggttgtccCTACTCAAGCATATAAATTTTAtaacatttttaagttttttaattaattatgcaCCACATTGTAATTCATCTTTTATGGGTATGTAATAAGGTATAATtaatattactgttattattattacattactACTAGGGAGTACGGCTTGATTGGTGTCATTATTAACACTTGTATGGTCATCACTGTCATAAGCGTTCAGGATTCCAGAATTAATGTATTCACAAACAGCAGGAGCGGTGTTCTTGCCTGCTTCAACAGAACTTTCGCCGGAAGGCACGTTCTGGTCTGGTAATTGAATAGCTGAAATTCCATCTCTCTGGTCTCTCAGTGTCTTTTCACTTTGTTCCCCTGGAAATCAAACTGTCCAGATACAAATTTGCTTGTATTTCCCATCTCACGAACGTTTCTTCACAAGCAGACATCCAAATTCCTTCTTCTTCAAAAAGTGCGTTATCATCAATCATTTTGGCGTCTGTTCGTCATGCTTCATCACTAAATTGTTATAAACTTCTTTGACTTCATTTAGAGCATCTCTTACCTCACCCTACGGCCTTTCAACTTCAAGTAGGCCGCAAGTAGGCCACAACTTGTACGATCTGCCTTTGCGTTCCTTCCACTCCTCTTTGCTTCCTTTAACTCCGTTTCCATTGCTTCACAGCATGCACGCCCAGAACTACTAATTCCTCGGTCCAACGGTTGAAAAAACTCACATGTAGTGGTCCGAGGAAAATGGTTAATAACCAACTGGATTACCGGGTAATCGTATAATTCTGATTTTAATGACTCgatctaaagaaaaaaaacatacatatTCTCAGTTCGTGCGACAGAAAATGCGTTTTCAAAGCTGAGATAAAACTTGAATGAATTTCACTAAATCATAGTCTATATAAAACTTGCTTCTATGACCAAATCCACTCGATTACTCAAACTTCCGGGTAAGTAACAGATCAATAGAACAGTACGTATCATGTAAACCCTGACACAGAAAAGCGCATTATCTGACCAAAAGCCGCTAGAAACGCGAGATTAATTTACTTTGCGTGTCAGTCACGAATCAACTATCTCAGCGGACTCACTCGTCACGGTACTAGTCCTAAACAAAGGGTATGAAGGTCCTTAATCATGCTAGTCAAATTAACAGGCGGCAACGCCCAGTGTATCAACGAAACAATAACTTCATCATGGATGTTCAACAGCTTTTTAAGAGCCTTAGGAAGGAAGCAGAGTGCCCACTGTGCTTAGAGACAGTCAAAAACCCCAAGACATTACCATGTCTTCACTCATTCTGCTTAGAGTGTCTCGACAAACTGGCAAACTTCGCAAGAGGACAGCTACAGACAACAATCAAATGTCCTGTTTGTCAGACTTCCTTTCCAATTCCCGACACAGACACCTTCGCCAATTTGCCTTCATCGTTTCATCTCAACCGACTGGTAGATGTCCTAGCTCTTGAAGATGGCAGCGTGCAGGCTCAGACATGCGACACTTGTGACAAGAACAACCCGGCAACAAGGTACTGTTTTGTTTGCCAGAGCTTTATATGCACATCTTGCTTTCAATCTCACCAACGCTTGAAGGCCACAAGGGGTCATCGCAATGTCTTGATCGAGGAACTTCAAGCTCAAGATGTACAAGAGTTGATCCATAGACCCGTCATGTGTTCACAGCAATATCACGAAGACCAAGCGCTTGAATTTTACTGTGAGGATTGTAAAGTTCTGATTTGCCTTAAGTGCAGCATTGTGAATCACAATCGACATTTCGTTACAGAGACGCAGAAAGCTACCCAAGGACAAAAGATGCAAATGACGGAGGCTGTGACTAAAGTGAAAGCGGAAATTCTTGTGTATGACATTGAAATCAGGAAACAAACTgagctaaaaaacaaaactatgcTTGACATTATGAACGCAGAAAAAAAGATGACAGACACTGTGGAAGAATTGATTCGCGACTTGCGAGAgcatgagaagaaaatgaaGCAGAAGTTTCGCGATATTTATGATGcggaacaaaaacaacacgAAGCAAGACTGGAAAACTTGGAGCTCATTACTACCCAACTAAAAAGCTGCGTGGAACGAGGCGAAGGTATCTTAGAAAGAAACATGAGCGCTGAAATTCTACAAACGAATCCCACAATTCTCGGACGCTGTGACGAGCTGCTAAATGCTATGAAGGCTGATGTTTACAAGTCACCAAATTTCAATTACttggttgaaaaaagattGGATATTTTGGATCAAATTGTAGTCACCGAGACCGATTCCTCGATGTGCTTAGCTGAAGGTCATGACGGCGACATTGGAAATGAATgcgattttgttgttgttacaaGGGATTCAGAGGGATTGCAATGTTATCAAGATGATGATCACATCAAATTCGATGTTTTATCTCCAATAGGTGATCACCTAAAAACAGAGCTGAAAGACAGCAAAGACGGCAAATACACCGTGACATACACACCACAATGTGGTGGACAACATAGTGTTGAAATCCAGGTAAATGGGCACCCACTGGCTGGTAGCCCCTTTTTTGTGCAGGTTCATTACCACTATCAATTTACTTTTAAGTTTGGATCGGCAGGGAAGGGACCGGGAGAGTTTGTTGGCATTAAGGATATTGCTCTCAGTGAAAAAACCGGGACGATTGCTGTTGCAGATTCTTGGAATGAAAGAATTCAACTCTTCACTTCAGATGGAAAGTTCCAAAGAGAGGTAAGGCTGGATGGTTGTCCTTTCTCCGTGGCATTCACAGACTGTGGTAGTCTGCTGACTTTAGTTCCCTTTAGTAACAACAAGCTTTGCCTGTTCAGTGAGGAAGGTCAGCTCATCAAACACATCAATGATAGTCATCTTAACGAACCACGACAACTTTCTATTGCAAGTGATGGTTGTTTAATCATAACTGAAGAGGCGAACAACGAAATCAAGGTTCTCTCTTCTGACGGGAATAACTTGCAACTGTCCTTTAGTGCCCTAGATAGTGATAAATTTCCATTATGTGCTGTTTATCATAAGGAAAAATTCTATGTCTCTTTTCCTGAAGCTCATTGTATCAGCGTATTTGACAAGACAGGAGTGTATTTACATAACATTGGGTGCGAGGGATCCAACGATGGACAGTTTAATTGTCCACGTGGACTTGTTATTGACAAGTACGACCAACTGATAGTTTGTGATTTGAATAACCGAAGGCTGCAACTCTTCACACTAAGCGGCAAATTCTTGAGCAAAATAGAGGGAGAATATTTcaacaaaagcaatattttttgtGCTGCCATAAATAGTGATAGCAATCTCTATGTAGCTGGTTCATGcgaagattttgtttttgttttttattagaCTGAGGTATGTGagactgaaaaagaaaactggatgTCAACTTTTAATAGCAGCAACAAATCATTAATTGGGGATATTTTACTTGCGGACATTAAAGCACTGTTAAAATTACTATACTAGAACAGGAGCTgatcagttggagcatgcaactcccatacttagcctatgtcacggcatttttacagactgatctagtTTTAgcataccttttcttttctaaataaaggcagttccgctccagtgacgcagtgacgtcaattagtttcttgtgattgatCAACTCACTCACACGGGAGTCttattccagggaaattcgatctaaaaataaatcggtctatgaaaacgccgtgacaggaatataatggagttgcatgctcctactcataggctcctgactACAAATAGTGCTtgctagagctgcccccggaTTTCGTtacctgtttatgggatgtgtattt is a window from the Acropora palmata chromosome 14, jaAcrPala1.3, whole genome shotgun sequence genome containing:
- the LOC141865457 gene encoding E3 ubiquitin-protein ligase TRIM45-like, whose protein sequence is MKVLNHASQINRRQRPVYQRNNNFIMDVQQLFKSLRKEAECPLCLETVKNPKTLPCLHSFCLECLDKLANFARGQLQTTIKCPVCQTSFPIPDTDTFANLPSSFHLNRLVDVLALEDGSVQAQTCDTCDKNNPATRYCFVCQSFICTSCFQSHQRLKATRGHRNVLIEELQAQDVQELIHRPVMCSQQYHEDQALEFYCEDCKVLICLKCSIVNHNRHFVTETQKATQGQKMQMTEAVTKVKAEILVYDIEIRKQTELKNKTMLDIMNAEKKMTDTVEELIRDLREHEKKMKQKFRDIYDAEQKQHEARLENLELITTQLKSCVERGEGILERNMSAEILQTNPTILGRCDELLNAMKADVYKSPNFNYLVEKRLDILDQIVVTETDSSMCLAEGHDGDIGNECDFVVVTRDSEGLQCYQDDDHIKFDVLSPIGDHLKTELKDSKDGKYTVTYTPQCGGQHSVEIQVNGHPLAGSPFFVQVHYHYQFTFKFGSAGKGPGEFVGIKDIALSEKTGTIAVADSWNERIQLFTSDGKFQREVRLDGCPFSVAFTDCGSLLTLVPFSNNKLCLFSEEGQLIKHINDSHLNEPRQLSIASDGCLIITEEANNEIKVLSSDGNNLQLSFSALDSDKFPLCAVYHKEKFYVSFPEAHCISVFDKTGVYLHNIGCEGSNDGQFNCPRGLVIDKYDQLIVCDLNNRRLQLFTLSGKFLSKIEGEYFNKSNIFCAAINSDSNLYVAGSCEDFVFVFY